In Pirellulales bacterium, a genomic segment contains:
- a CDS encoding LuxR C-terminal-related transcriptional regulator yields MSSYLDALWSAASGVSERVPDWFRSLVAWNTQRLPANVQEDFLSLVAIELLEQKCTNTRELLRDDVQRALGRVRQRLLAEIGYSARFSHRRSSPLTSDPKVPESNDPLASLDIREFLKSVLTPQQMLVLSMQLEGRNDREISKKLGVSSRTIQRIRRMITQILSRAL; encoded by the coding sequence ATGTCTTCTTACTTGGATGCTCTCTGGTCGGCAGCGTCCGGGGTCAGTGAAAGAGTTCCTGATTGGTTCCGATCGCTCGTGGCGTGGAATACACAGAGACTGCCTGCCAATGTTCAAGAAGACTTCTTATCGCTTGTCGCCATTGAATTGTTAGAGCAAAAGTGTACCAACACGCGCGAGTTGCTTCGGGATGATGTTCAGCGTGCCTTGGGACGAGTAAGACAGCGCTTACTGGCTGAAATCGGATATTCAGCTCGGTTCTCGCACCGCCGCAGTTCTCCTCTAACAAGCGATCCAAAGGTGCCAGAAAGCAATGACCCCTTGGCTTCATTAGATATTCGCGAATTTCTGAAAAGCGTTCTAACACCGCAACAGATGCTTGTTTTAAGCATGCAGTTGGAAGGCAGAAACGACCGCGAAATCTCAAAAAAGCTTGGAGTAAGTAGCAGAACTATACAGCGCATTCGACGTATGATCACGCAGATTCTTTCACGCGCTCTTTAG